A window of the Citrus sinensis cultivar Valencia sweet orange chromosome 9, DVS_A1.0, whole genome shotgun sequence genome harbors these coding sequences:
- the LOC112497950 gene encoding protein FAR-RED ELONGATED HYPOCOTYL 3-like: MSTTQRSESMNAFFDGFVNSKTNLKQFVKQYENALRRKAELEWQAYAKCFSKNTPCVTRYEIEKQVEKMYTIAKFKEFQQELNALMYCDIVDSVGSIYEISESLGQGKKKNFEVAFDETECEVSCICFRGILCRHALSVLIRHGIEILPEMYILSRWRKDVKRCYSKVKVSYGMQNLSIQQERYDKICTDFTEVANIAIDDESSYKFVLDLINKIMKDLSKQIRCASVETTAIGEQPVPLYALQSHYSSPSMTYEGSAISIWLTISCVIVLVDGFLCYCVGYCVGICLLAFAWNDRTV; the protein is encoded by the exons ATGTCAACAACGCAGCGAAGTGAAAGTATGAATGCATTTTTTGATGGGTTTGTTAactcaaaaacaaatttaaagcaGTTTGTGAAGcaatatgaaaatgcattGCGAAGGAAAGCTGAATTGGAATGGCAAGCATATGCCAAGTGTTTCAGTAAAAACACTCCGTGTGTAACAAGATATGAGATAGAGAAACAAGTTGAGAAGATGTACACAATTGCTAAGTTCAAAGAATTCCAGCAAGAATTAAATGCACTGATGTATTGTGATATAGTGGATTCTGTTGGGTCAATTTATGAAATCAGTGAATCACTTGgacaaggaaagaaaaaaaactttgagGTTGCGTTTGATGAAACTGAATGTGAAGTTAGTTGTATCTGCTTTAGGGGAATTCTTTGTAGACATGCCCTTTCAGTGCTGATACGGCATGGTATTGAAATACTTCCAGAGATGTACATTTTATCAAGGTGGAGGAAAGATGTGAAGAGATGTTATAGTAAAGTGAAAGTTAGTTATGGTATGCAGAATTTATCCATTCAACAAGAGAGATATGACAAAATATGTACTGATTTCACTGAGGTTGCAAACATAGCTATTGATGATGAGAGTAGTTATAAATTTGTGTTggatttgattaataaaataatgaaggaTCTGTCCAAGCAAATTCGGTGTGCAAGTGTGGAAACAACAGCTATTGGTGAA CAACCAGTCCCACTGTATGCTTTGCAGTCACATTATTCTTCTCCTTCGATGACGTATGAAGGATCTGCAA TTTCTATTTGGTTGACAATTTCTTGTGTTATTGTATTGGTTGACGGTTTCTTGTGTTATTGTGTTGGTTATTGTGTTGGCATTTGTTTGTTGGCATTTGCATGGAATGATAGAACTGTCTGA
- the LOC102630534 gene encoding putative multidrug resistance protein produces MRMEYLKSVLRQEVGFFDTQEQGSSTTFQVVSTISNDSNSIQVAICEKIPNTLAYLSTFFFCLLFSFILSWRLSLAALPLTLMFIVPGLLFGKLMMGVIMKMIESYGVAGGIAEQAVSSIRTVYSYVAEHETLIRFSNALQKTMELGIKQGFIKGLLMGSMGMIYVGWAFQAWVGSYLVTEKGEKGGSIFVAGVSIIMGGLSVLGALPNLSAITEAKVAATRIFEMVDRTPAIDTDDKMGKALSYVRGEIEFRDVYFCYPSRPDTLVLQGLNLRVPAGKSVGLVGGSGSGKSTTIALLQRFYDPVEGEVLLDGYKIRRLHLKWLRSQMGLVNQEPVLFATSITENILFGKDGASMDDVISAAKAANAHDFITKLPDGYETQVGQLGFQMSGGQKQRIAIARALIRDPKILLLDEATSALDAQSERIVQEAIDKVSKGRTTLIIAHRLSTIRTANLIMVLKAGKVVESGSHNELMNRGEGGEYYQMVELQQMASENDTSNDTFNDFSHQMDAINLYKRTIAPSPMSMRSSAASTPALNPFSPALSVGTPYSYTIQYDPDDDSLGDRIDQSSYATPSQWRLLKINMPEWGSALLGCIASIGSGAVQPINAYCVGSLISIYFRTDKSEIKSKSRTLSLFFLGVAVLNFISSLLQHYSFSVMGEKLTKRVREKLLGKLMTFEIGWFDQEDNTSAAICARLATEANVVRSLVGDRMSLLVQAIFGSVFSYIVGLVLSWRLTLVMIAVQPLVIGSYYSRNVLMKSMAGKARKAQKEGSQLASEAVINHRTITAFSSQKRILGLFKETLRGPKEESLKHSWYSGIGLFSSQFFNTASTALAYWYGGRLLTQELITPEHLFQAFLILLFTAYVIAEAGSMTSDISKGSNAVRSVFAILDRRSEIDPDSPQGRDIKRQMRGRIELKNVFFAYPTRPDQMILKGLSLKIEAGKTVALVGQSGCGKSTIIGLLERFYDPLKGSVFMDEQDIRNYNLKQLRSHIALVSQEPTLFAGTIRENIAYGKADARESEIKKAAVLANAHEFISGMKDGYDTYCGERGVQLSGGQKQRIALARAILKNPSILLLDEATSALDSVSESLVQEALEKMMMGRTCVVVAHRLSTIQKSDTIAVIKNGRVVEQGSHNELVALSRGGAYYSLIKPQGGSSPFR; encoded by the exons ATGAGAATGGAGTACTTGAAATCTGTCCTAAGACAAGAAGTTGGTTTCTTTGACACTCAAGAGCAAGGTTCTTCCACAACCTTCCAAGTTGTCTCGACCATCTCTAATGACTCCAATTCAATCCAAGTTGCAATTTGCGAGAAG ATACCCAACACCCTTGCATATCTATCAACTTTCTTCTTCTGCCTCCTGTTTTCCTTCATACTATCCTGGAGACTTTCATTGGCAGCGCTTCCTTTAACACTAATGTTCATAGTTCCGGGACTTTTATTTGGGAAGCTGATGATGGGAGTCATAATGAAGATGATTGAGTCATATGGGGTTGCTGGTGGGATAGCAGAACAAGCAGTTTCTTCCATAAGAACAGTATATTCATATGTAGCGGAGCACGAAACCCTAATTAGATTCAGCAATGCTCTTCAGAAGACTATGGAACTTGGAATAAAGCAAGGTTTCATAAAGGGTTTGTTGATGGGAAGCATGGGAATGATTTATGTAGGTTGGGCTTTTCAGGCTTGGGTAGGATCTTATTTGGTCACTGAAAAGGGAGAAAAAGGAGGTTCTATCTTTGTTGCTGGAGTCAGTATCATCATGGGAGGATT GAGTGTTTTGGGTGCACTCCCAAATTTAAGTGCCATCACTGAGGCAAAAGTTGCTGCTACTCGAATCTTTGAAATGGTTGACAGGACTCCTGCTATAGACACAGATGATAAAATGGGGAAGGCGTTGTCATATGTTAGAGGGGAGATTGAATTCAGGGAcgtttatttttgttatccATCAAGACCTGATACGCTGGTCTTACAAGGACTGAATCTTAGAGTTCCAGCCGGGAAATCTGTTGGACTTGTTGGTGGCAGTGGCTCTGGAAAGTCCACAACCATAGCATTGCTTCAAAGATTTTATGACCCTGTTGAAGGAGAAGTTCTTTTGGATGGATACAAAATAAGGAGACTTCACCTCAAGTGGCTGAGATCGCAAATGGGTCTAGTTAATCAGGAACCAGTCCTCTTCGCAACATCTATTACAGAGAATATACTCTTTGGGAAGGATGGAGCTTCCATGGATGATGTGATCAGCGCAGCTAAGGCTGCTAATGCACATGACTTCATCACCAAGTTACCAGATGGATATGAAACTCAA GTTGGCCAACTTGGATTCCAGATGTCTGGCGGGCAAAAGCAGAGAATTGCAATTGCAAGGGCTCTAATCAGGGACCCAAAGATCTTGCTGCTTGATGAAGCCACTAGTGCACTAGATGCACAATCTGAAAGAATAGTACAAGAGGCAATTGATAAAGTATCAAAAGGGAGGACAACACTGATAATTGCTCACCGCCTCTCAACAATACGAACAGCAAATCTGATCATGGTTCTGAAAGCTGGCAAAGTGGTGGAATCTGGTTCACATAATGAGCTGATGAATCGCGGGGAAGGTGGAGAATACTATCAGATGGTAGAGTTGCAGCAGATGGCATCGGAAAATGACACCTCCAATGACACTTTCAATGATTTCAGCCATCAAATGGATGCAATAAATCTCTATAAGAGGACTATTGCTCCAAGTCCTATGAGCATGAGGTCAAGTGCTGCAAGCACACCAGCTTTAAACCCCTTCAGCCCAGCACTTTCTGTGGGCACACCCTATTCCTATACAATACAGTATGATCCTGATGATGATAGTCTAGGCGATAGGATCGATCAATCAAGTTATGCTACACCCTCACAATGGCGTTTGCTCAAAATAAACATGCCTGAGTGGGGAAGTGCATTGCTAGGATGCATAGCTTCAATAGGTTCTGGAGCAGTACAACCAATAAATGCTTATTGTGTCGGTTCTCTTATATCAATTTACTTCCGAACTGACAAGTCCGAAATCAAGTCCAAATCCAGAACCTTGTCACTATTTTTCTTAGGCGTTGCTGTTCTCAATTTCATCTCCAGCCTTCTCCAACACTACAGCTTTTCAGTTATGGGAGAAAAGTTGACAAAAAGAGTGAGAGAGAAACTACTAGGAAAGCTTATGACTTTTGAGATAGGGTGGTTTGATCAAGAAGACAATACAAGTGCAGCCATCTGTGCAAGATTAGCTACTGAAGCCAATGTGGTTCGATCCCTTGTTGGGGATAGAATGTCATTGCTGGTTCAAGCAATCTTTGGTTCTGTTTTCTCCTACATAGTAGGCCTGGTTCTTTCTTGGAGGCTTACACTTGTGATGATCGCGGTGCAGCCATTAGTCATCGGAAGCTATTATTCAAGAAATGTCTTGATGAAGAGTATGGCTGGAAAGGCACGAAAAGCACAGAAAGAAGGAAGCCAATTGGCGAGTGAGGCTGTAATTAACCACAGAACAATAACTGCCTTCTCGTCTCAGAAAAGAATATTGGGGCTATTCAAGGAAACCTTGAGAGGTCCAAAAGAGGAGAGTCTTAAACACTCTTGGTATTCTGGTATTGGCCTGTTTAGCTCTCAATTTTTCAACACAGCCTCAACAGCATTGGCTTATTGGTACGGTGGAAGGCTCTTGACACAAGAGTTAATAACCCCGGAACACCTTTTCCAAGCATTTTTGATACTGCTATTCACAGCATATGTCATTGCAGAAGCCGGAAGCATGACTTCTGACATATCCAAAGGAAGCAATGCTGTTCGATCAGTTTTTGCAATCCTAGACCGGAGAAGTGAGATTGATCCTGACAGCCCACAGGGCCGAGACATCAAAAGGCAGATGAGAGGGCGCATAGAGCTGAAGAATGTGTTCTTTGCTTATCCAACTAGGCCTGATCAGATGATCTTGAAAGGCTTGAGTCTTAAAATTGAAGCAGGAAAGACAGTAGCACTAGTGGGACAGAGTGGCTGCGGCAAATCTACCATTATTGGCCTACTTGAGAGATTTTATGATCCATTGAAGGGATCAGTGTTCATGGATGAACAGGACATAAGGAACTATAATTTGAAACAGTTAAGGTCACATATTGCATTGGTCAGTCAAGAGCCAACCCTTTTTGCTGGAACCATCCGCGAAAACATTGCCTATGGAAAAGCGGATGCCAGAGAATCCGAGATAAAAAAGGCAGCAGTTCTTGCCAATGCTCATGAATTCATAAG TGGAATGAAAGATGGGTATGACACATACTGTGGAGAAAGAGGAGTTCAGCTATCAGGGGGTCAAAAGCAGAGGATTGCACTTGCTCGAGCAATACTAAAGAACCCATCAATTCTGCTTTTGGATGAAGCTACAAGTGCACTTGATAGCGTATCAGAAAGCTTAGTCCAAGAAGCACTTGAGAAAATGATGATGGGAAGAACATGTGTAGTTGTAGCTCACAGGCTCTCCACAATACAAAAATCAGACACCATTGCTGTTATCAAGAATGGCAGAGTTGTGGAACAAGGATCACACAATGAACTCGTTGCCTTGAGTCGCGGCGGGGCTTACTATTCTCTCATCAAACCACAAGGCGGCAGCTCGCCTTTCCGCTAG
- the LOC102630232 gene encoding protein NDR1, with protein sequence MSENAGGCCRCCCSFIFTLGLTSLFMWLSLRTSNPKCSIEGFYLPALDKSSNNRNNTTLQFQLKLENTNKDKGVYYDDVNVTVYDFPNRSHIIGTSVIGRFYQGHKKTAHKNGTAPTDQKVVSRAVFANGSAVFRVDLVTAVRFKIIAWKTKRHKIAVGADVEVNVNGTKVNKKNIKLSSSGSNNVSYYCCCVGILLYFFVLIFA encoded by the coding sequence ATGTCAGAAAACGCCGGTGGGTGCTGCCGTTGCTGCTGCAGCTTCATCTTCACCCTAGGGCTGACCTCACTCTTCATGTGGCTGAGTCTACGCACTTCCAACCCCAAGTGTTCCATAGAAGGATTTTACCTTCCTGCCCTCGACAAATCATCAAACAACCGAAACAACACGACACTTCAGTTTCAGTTAAAGCTCGAGAACACCAACAAAGACAAGGGAGTCTACTACGACGACGTAAACGTCACCGTTTATGACTTCCCCAATCGAAGCCACATCATCGGCACGTCCGTGATTGGGAGGTTTTATCAGGGGCACAAGAAGACTGCTCACAAGAATGGAACTGCGCCGACCGATCAGAAAGTGGTTTCCCGGGCGGTTTTTGCAAATGGGTCGGCGGTTTTCCGGGTGGATTTGGTGACGGCGGTGAGGTTCAAGATCATTGCATGGAAGACGAAGAGGCACAAGATCGCTGTTGGGGCTGACGTTGAAGTCAACGTTAATGGTACCAAAGTCAACAAAAAGAACATTAAGCTCAGTTCTTCAGGATCAAATAATGTGAgctattattgttgttgtgtgggaatattgttgtatttttttgtcttgatttttgcttaa
- the LOC102610164 gene encoding gibberellin 2-beta-dioxygenase 8 has protein sequence MGTINFSFFISMDDIEPPFEKTYPTLFHNSTAKANDERLVAVDEECQLPSIDLARLNFRSFDKWIEEMAEAASQWGFFQVMNHGIPQKVLESMRKEQMKIFHQPFRKKSEQNFMNLSADSYRWGNPKATCLKQFLWSEALHIPVTDISRLGDESNNPRSTIGLFSTKAANLAERLAEYLARNLKIKSSYFRENCLPGSSYLRMNRYPPCPPSFEVLGLIPHTDSDFLTILYQDHVGGLQLKKDGRWLSVKPNPDVLIVNVGDLFQALSNGVYKSVEHRVVSHPKVERYSVAYFYCPSYEAVIESTENIIEPAIYRKFSFREYKQQIQEDVRATGNKVGLSRFLL, from the exons ATGGGAAC cattaatttctctttctttatcTCCATGGATGATATAGAACCTCCTTTTGAAAAAACTTACCCAACCCTCTTCCATAACTCTACTGCAAAAGCAAACGATGAGAGGCTTGTCGCGGTGGATGAGGAATGTCAGCTTCCTTCGATTGACCTCGCTCGTTTAAATTTCCGGAGCTTTGACAAATGGATAGAAGAGATGGCTGAAGCTGCTTCTCAGTGGGGTTTCTTCCAAGTTATGAATCATGGAATCCCACAGAAAGTCCTCGAAAGCATGCGAAAGGAGCAGATGAAGATCTTTCATCAGCCTTTCCGAAAGAAGTCGGAACaaaatttcatgaatttaTCAGCTGATAGTTATAGGTGGGGAAACCCTAAAGCTACTTGTTTGAAGCAGTTTCTATGGTCAGAAGCTCTTCACATTCCGGTTACTGATATTTCAAGACTGGGCGATGAAAGCAATAACCCCAg ATCAACTATTGGTTTGTTTTCGACAAAAGCTGCGAATCTGGCTGAGAGGTTGGCCGAGTATTTAGCTCGTAACTTGAAGATCAAGTCATCTTACTTTCGAGAAAATTGCCTGCCAGGCTCCAGTTACCTTCGAATGAACAGATATCCTCCATGCCCGCCATCATTCGAGGTGTTGGGACTGATACCTCACACTGATAGTGATTTTCTCACCATTCTATATCAAGACCACGTCGGAGGCTTGCAGCTGAAGAAAGATGGACGATGGCTTAGTGTTAAACCTAATCCTGATGTTCTAATTGTCAACGTTGGTGACTTATTTCag GCATTGAGCAATGGAGTGTACAAGAGCGTTGAACACCGGGTGGTTTCGCATCCAAAAGTTGAAAGATACTCAGTGGCATACTTTTATTGTCCCTCATATGAAGCTGTGATTGAGAGTACCGAGAATATCATCGAGCCAGCAATTTATAGAAAGTTTAGTTTCAGAGAATATAAACAACAAATCCAAGAGGATGTTCGAGCTACAGGAAACAAAGTAGGCCTCTCAAGGTTTCTCTTGTAA